A genomic window from Cryobacterium sp. SO2 includes:
- a CDS encoding sugar ABC transporter ATP-binding protein, producing MTISSGTSGPAALQLRNVAKSFGPVVALASADLTVQMNSIHALVGENGAGKSTLVKIIAGLYQRDAGELLLRGESVDFTSTAQSKAAGIAVIYQEPTLFPDLSVTENIFMGRQPTNRFGRIDRKRMRAEVEELFARLAVRMDPDRPAEGLSIADQQIIEISKAISLDARVLIMDEPTAALSGVEVDRLFAVARSLRDEGRAIVFISHRFDEVFALCDTITVMRDGRYISTDAIDDTSVNEIVRRMVGRDITDLFPKQEAVIGETVLDVAGLTSAGVFHDITFSVRSGEIVGLAGLVGAGRSEVARAVFGVDVYDSGTVTMAGRRVPKHNPVAAMNLGLALVPEDRRKQGLVIDSSVARNTTMSIQQTLTKAGLISAAAENAAARIWASRLEVKTNALDAVAGTLSGGNQQKVVLAKWLATDPRVLIIDEPTRGIDIGTKAEVHRLLSELAGQGLAILMISSELPEVLGMADRVLVMCEGRITADISRSDATSETVMYAATHATEHSK from the coding sequence ATGACGATTAGCTCCGGCACGTCCGGTCCCGCCGCCCTCCAACTCCGCAACGTGGCCAAGTCTTTCGGCCCCGTCGTGGCCCTCGCGTCTGCCGACCTCACCGTGCAGATGAACTCGATTCACGCCCTGGTCGGCGAAAACGGCGCAGGCAAGTCCACGCTCGTCAAGATCATCGCCGGGCTCTACCAGCGCGACGCCGGTGAGCTCCTGCTGCGCGGCGAGAGCGTCGACTTCACCTCGACGGCCCAATCCAAGGCGGCCGGCATCGCCGTGATCTACCAGGAACCGACGCTATTCCCCGACCTGTCGGTGACCGAGAACATCTTCATGGGGCGTCAGCCCACCAACCGGTTCGGGCGTATCGACCGCAAGCGGATGCGCGCCGAGGTGGAGGAACTCTTCGCCAGGTTGGCCGTGCGGATGGACCCCGATCGCCCCGCTGAGGGCCTGTCGATCGCTGACCAGCAGATCATCGAGATCTCCAAGGCGATCTCGCTGGATGCCCGGGTGCTCATCATGGACGAGCCCACCGCGGCCCTCAGCGGCGTCGAGGTCGACCGGCTGTTCGCGGTGGCCCGCAGCCTGCGCGACGAGGGTCGGGCGATCGTCTTCATCTCGCACCGCTTCGACGAGGTCTTCGCACTCTGCGACACCATCACGGTCATGCGCGACGGCCGCTACATCTCCACGGACGCCATCGACGACACCAGCGTGAACGAGATCGTGCGCCGCATGGTGGGCCGCGACATCACCGACCTCTTCCCCAAGCAGGAAGCGGTCATCGGCGAGACGGTCCTGGACGTGGCCGGCCTCACCTCCGCCGGAGTGTTCCACGACATCACCTTCTCGGTGCGCAGCGGCGAGATCGTGGGCCTGGCCGGACTCGTGGGCGCCGGCCGCAGCGAGGTCGCCAGGGCCGTCTTCGGGGTGGACGTCTACGATTCCGGCACCGTCACGATGGCCGGGCGCCGGGTACCGAAACACAATCCGGTGGCGGCCATGAACCTGGGCCTCGCCCTCGTGCCGGAGGATCGACGCAAACAGGGTCTGGTCATCGACTCGAGCGTCGCCCGCAACACAACGATGTCGATCCAGCAGACGCTCACCAAGGCCGGCCTGATCTCCGCGGCCGCCGAGAACGCCGCCGCCCGCATCTGGGCCAGCCGCCTGGAGGTGAAGACCAACGCCCTCGACGCCGTCGCCGGCACACTCAGCGGCGGAAACCAACAGAAGGTCGTGCTGGCGAAATGGCTGGCCACCGACCCGCGGGTGCTCATCATCGACGAACCCACCCGCGGCATCGACATCGGCACCAAGGCCGAAGTGCACAGGCTGCTCTCCGAGCTCGCCGGCCAGGGCCTGGCGATCCTCATGATCTCCTCCGAGCTGCCCGAGGTGCTCGGCATGGCCGACAGGGTGCTCGTGATGTGCGAGGGACGCATCACCGCCGACATCAGCCGCAGCGACGCCACCTCTGAGACCGTCATGTACGCCGCGACCCACGCAACGGAGCACTCCAAGTGA
- a CDS encoding L-rhamnose mutarotase yields the protein MTSVSHRERVCFQLQVKPELIPEYTRRHAAVWPDMLRALAATGWHNYSLFLRADGLLIGYLETDDLAAAQAGMAATEVNKRWQAEMGDFFVALDGAPDTGFLQLTEAFNLESQLAALNA from the coding sequence ATGACGAGCGTCAGCCACCGCGAGCGTGTGTGCTTCCAACTGCAGGTGAAGCCTGAACTCATTCCCGAATACACCCGGCGGCACGCCGCGGTCTGGCCGGACATGCTGCGCGCCCTGGCCGCCACCGGCTGGCACAACTACTCCCTGTTCCTGCGCGCAGACGGCCTGCTGATCGGCTACCTCGAGACCGACGACCTCGCGGCCGCGCAGGCCGGCATGGCGGCGACCGAGGTCAACAAGCGCTGGCAGGCCGAGATGGGTGACTTCTTCGTCGCCCTCGACGGCGCACCCGACACCGGATTCCTGCAGCTGACCGAGGCCTTCAACCTCGAGAGCCAACTCGCCGCCCTCAACGCCTGA
- a CDS encoding ABC transporter permease, translating to MSDTTVAGTAATRTYRDYGHPLWRRLLLTRESAVIVLLVIVIVVAMLRVNNFGSPLTMTYLLLDVAPILLIALPMTLIIITGEIDLSVASMVGLSSVLVGILHQGGLSVPVAGLLAVLVGCVGGAINGFLVTVVGLPSLAVTIGSLALYRGLAVGLLGTTAVTDFPQFWTDLAKSKITGTAVPSIMIPFVILLVIFALLLHFTPFGRGIYSIGQSSEAATFSGVNVNRTKFILFVLAGAVSALAGIYYTLRFGSARGDNATGLELQVIAAVLLGGVSIFGGRGALHGVIAGVLLIGVLGSALRLANVTADVINIITGVLLVLSVVSTSFLVWLQNTVQRAGRSRKGRGAAPSA from the coding sequence ATGAGTGACACGACAGTCGCCGGCACCGCCGCCACCCGCACCTACCGCGACTACGGGCACCCGCTCTGGCGCCGCCTGCTCCTCACCAGGGAGAGCGCGGTGATCGTCCTGCTGGTGATCGTGATCGTGGTCGCCATGCTGCGGGTGAACAACTTCGGCAGCCCCCTCACCATGACCTACCTGCTGCTGGACGTCGCCCCGATCCTGCTCATCGCCCTGCCGATGACCCTCATCATCATCACGGGTGAGATCGACCTGTCCGTGGCCAGCATGGTCGGGCTCAGCAGCGTGCTCGTCGGGATCCTGCACCAGGGCGGCCTGAGCGTCCCCGTCGCCGGGCTCCTCGCCGTTCTGGTCGGATGCGTCGGCGGGGCGATCAACGGATTCCTGGTCACCGTCGTCGGCCTGCCGTCACTGGCCGTCACCATCGGGTCGCTGGCGCTGTACCGCGGGTTGGCGGTCGGCCTGCTCGGCACGACGGCCGTCACCGACTTCCCCCAGTTCTGGACCGACCTGGCCAAGTCGAAGATCACCGGAACGGCGGTGCCCAGCATCATGATCCCCTTCGTGATCCTGCTGGTGATCTTCGCGCTGCTGCTGCACTTCACACCGTTCGGACGCGGCATCTACTCGATCGGCCAGAGCTCGGAGGCGGCGACCTTCTCCGGCGTCAACGTGAACCGCACCAAGTTCATCCTCTTCGTGCTCGCCGGCGCCGTGTCGGCACTGGCCGGCATCTACTACACGCTGCGATTCGGCAGCGCCAGGGGCGACAACGCCACGGGCCTCGAGCTGCAGGTGATCGCCGCGGTGCTGCTGGGCGGGGTCTCCATCTTCGGCGGCCGCGGCGCCCTGCACGGCGTGATCGCCGGGGTCCTGCTCATCGGGGTCCTCGGCAGCGCTCTGCGCCTCGCCAACGTGACCGCCGACGTCATCAACATCATCACCGGAGTGCTCCTCGTGCTCTCCGTGGTGTCAACAAGCTTTCTGGTCTGGTTGCAGAACACCGTGCAGCGGGCCGGAAGATCCAGAAAGGGCAGGGGCGCCGCACCATCGGCGTAG
- a CDS encoding class II aldolase/adducin family protein has translation MSRASNELREEILYWCRESVRTGLNFNTQGNISIRLPEHEAIVITPSGIRYDVLTIDQMVVVGYDGVVLEGDLFPSTETDVHLAHYRRRPDVNAIVHTESPYANMFGAVGKTIDPVLLNMVLYAKGAVRIMPFEFSTNTDFGELSAALMGDDTNAVVWGNHGMLSVGEDVAGAFKVAVAVEANAQVLHGALALGTPNILQLDHIVIPEGARLP, from the coding sequence ATGAGCAGGGCAAGCAACGAGCTGAGAGAAGAGATTCTGTACTGGTGCCGCGAGTCGGTGCGCACCGGACTGAACTTCAACACCCAGGGCAACATTTCCATCCGGCTGCCCGAGCACGAGGCGATCGTCATCACCCCGTCCGGCATCCGCTACGACGTGCTGACCATCGATCAGATGGTCGTCGTCGGCTACGACGGCGTCGTACTCGAGGGTGACCTGTTCCCCTCCACCGAAACGGATGTGCACCTCGCGCACTACCGCCGCCGCCCCGACGTCAACGCCATCGTGCACACCGAATCGCCCTACGCCAACATGTTCGGCGCCGTCGGCAAGACCATCGACCCCGTGCTGCTGAACATGGTGCTCTACGCCAAGGGTGCCGTGCGGATCATGCCGTTCGAGTTCTCCACCAACACCGACTTCGGCGAACTGAGCGCGGCCTTGATGGGCGACGACACCAACGCTGTCGTCTGGGGCAACCACGGCATGCTCTCGGTCGGCGAGGATGTCGCCGGCGCCTTCAAGGTCGCCGTTGCGGTCGAAGCCAACGCTCAGGTGCTGCACGGCGCACTCGCGCTGGGCACGCCGAACATCCTGCAGCTGGACCACATCGTGATCCCAGAGGGCGCACGCCTGCCATGA
- a CDS encoding LacI family DNA-binding transcriptional regulator encodes MASISVREVAAEAGVSVGTVSNVLNRPDKVSAGTVARVQAAIELLGFVRNDAARQLRAGRSRSIGLVVLDVGNPFFTDLARGAEDRAAQAGLTVLLGNSDETVERESAYLDLFEEQRVHGVLISPLGDSGEQLKRLRRRGTPTVLVDRQTEDRSFSSVAVDDVAGGYLAASHLIAVGRTRLAFVGGPHSIRQVTDRLEGARKAVAEHPGVSLESLDTASLSVLEGRRVGEGLLARPVDARPDAVFAANDLLALGVLQALSMFGDVRVPEEIALIGYDDIAFASAAVVPLSSIRQPSALIGSTAVDLLLREAEAGEAFVPEQIVFQPELVVRASTGG; translated from the coding sequence GTGGCATCAATCAGTGTGCGCGAGGTTGCGGCCGAGGCCGGAGTCTCGGTGGGCACGGTCTCCAATGTGCTCAACCGGCCGGACAAGGTCTCGGCAGGTACGGTCGCCAGGGTCCAGGCGGCGATCGAGCTGCTCGGCTTCGTGCGCAACGACGCGGCCCGCCAGCTCCGCGCCGGTCGCAGCCGCAGCATCGGCCTCGTCGTGCTCGACGTGGGCAACCCCTTCTTCACCGACCTCGCCCGAGGCGCGGAAGACCGCGCCGCCCAGGCTGGGTTGACCGTGTTGCTGGGCAACAGCGACGAGACCGTCGAGCGCGAAAGCGCCTATCTCGACCTGTTCGAGGAGCAGCGGGTGCACGGCGTGCTGATCTCCCCCCTCGGCGACAGCGGCGAGCAGCTCAAACGGTTGCGACGGCGCGGCACCCCCACGGTTCTCGTGGACCGGCAGACCGAGGATCGCAGCTTCTCGTCTGTGGCGGTCGATGACGTGGCGGGCGGCTACCTGGCCGCGAGCCACCTGATTGCCGTCGGGCGCACCCGGCTGGCCTTCGTCGGCGGGCCCCACAGCATCCGTCAGGTGACCGACCGGCTGGAGGGCGCCCGCAAGGCGGTCGCCGAACATCCGGGCGTCTCGCTCGAGTCGCTTGACACCGCGTCACTCTCGGTTCTCGAAGGCCGCCGGGTGGGCGAAGGCCTTCTGGCGCGGCCGGTGGATGCCCGGCCGGACGCTGTTTTCGCGGCCAACGACCTGCTCGCCCTCGGCGTTCTGCAGGCGCTGAGCATGTTCGGCGATGTGCGCGTGCCGGAGGAGATCGCCCTGATCGGCTACGACGACATCGCCTTCGCGTCAGCGGCTGTCGTGCCGCTGTCGTCGATCCGGCAGCCGAGCGCCCTGATCGGCTCGACGGCCGTCGACCTGCTGCTGCGCGAGGCCGAGGCCGGCGAGGCCTTCGTGCCGGAGCAGATCGTGTTCCAGCCCGAGCTGGTGGTGCGCGCCTCCACTGGCGGCTGA
- the rhaI gene encoding L-rhamnose isomerase: MTTFDSITPQLATQAIELPSWAFGNSGTRFKVFSTPGTPRTIQEKIADAATVHRHTGLAPSVALHIPWDKVDDYAALRDFAGERGLALGTVNSNTFQDDAYKFGSLTHTDAAVRQKAIDHHFECIDIMHATGSQDLKVWLADGTNYPGQGDIRGRQDRLADSLAKIYARIGENQRLVLEYKFFEPAFYHTDVPDWGTSYAQVSALGERALVCLDTGHHAPGTNIEFIVAQLLRLGKLGSFDFNSRFYADDDLIVGAADPFQLFRILYEVIRGGGFGPDSTVAFMLDQCHNVEDKIPGQIRSVLNVQEMTARALLVDRTALTSAQDAGDVLGANGILMDAFYTDVRPHLANWRETRGLPADPMAAYAASGYQEAIAADRAGGQQAGWGA, encoded by the coding sequence ATGACGACGTTCGATTCCATCACCCCCCAACTCGCCACGCAGGCCATCGAACTGCCCTCCTGGGCATTCGGTAACTCCGGCACCCGGTTCAAGGTGTTCTCCACCCCCGGTACCCCCCGCACCATCCAGGAGAAAATCGCGGATGCCGCCACCGTGCACCGGCACACCGGCCTGGCCCCGTCGGTGGCACTGCACATCCCGTGGGACAAGGTCGACGACTACGCCGCCCTGCGGGACTTCGCCGGCGAGCGCGGGCTGGCCCTCGGCACGGTCAATTCCAATACCTTTCAGGACGACGCCTACAAGTTCGGCAGCCTCACCCACACGGATGCCGCTGTGCGCCAGAAGGCCATCGACCACCACTTCGAGTGCATCGACATCATGCACGCCACGGGGTCGCAGGACCTCAAGGTATGGCTGGCCGACGGCACCAACTATCCCGGCCAGGGCGACATCCGTGGCCGCCAGGACCGCCTCGCCGACTCGCTCGCGAAGATCTACGCCCGCATCGGCGAGAACCAGCGCCTGGTGCTCGAGTACAAGTTCTTCGAGCCCGCTTTCTATCACACCGACGTGCCCGACTGGGGAACCTCCTACGCCCAGGTCTCGGCCCTCGGCGAGCGCGCCCTGGTCTGCCTGGACACCGGCCACCACGCCCCCGGCACCAACATCGAGTTCATCGTCGCGCAGCTGTTGCGGCTCGGCAAGCTCGGCTCGTTCGACTTCAACTCCCGCTTCTACGCCGACGACGACCTCATCGTCGGCGCCGCCGACCCGTTCCAGCTGTTCCGGATCCTCTACGAGGTCATCCGCGGCGGCGGCTTCGGCCCCGACTCCACCGTCGCCTTCATGCTCGACCAGTGCCACAACGTCGAAGACAAGATCCCCGGCCAGATCCGGTCGGTGCTGAACGTACAGGAGATGACCGCCCGCGCGCTGCTCGTGGACCGCACCGCACTCACCAGCGCTCAGGACGCCGGCGACGTACTCGGCGCGAACGGCATCCTGATGGATGCCTTCTATACCGATGTGCGCCCGCACCTCGCCAACTGGCGGGAGACCCGCGGGCTGCCGGCCGACCCGATGGCCGCCTACGCCGCATCCGGCTACCAGGAGGCCATCGCCGCCGACCGCGCCGGCGGCCAGCAGGCCGGCTGGGGCGCCTGA
- a CDS encoding ABC transporter permease, translating into MTPTRGEPAVRLLKSFIGARETSILLALIVVIVAATAVNPNFIFSSDGWRDLLLTPAILILVAIGQAIVIITRSVDLSVGSVLGLTAYLTGRLFIDIPGIPVVAVFVAGIVFGGLLGLINGALVAFARVPALVITLGTLYAYRGINVLWAGSDRINASDMPKDFLALGTGSLLGIPLLTLIALVVLAAAGWYMRNTRGGREFYAIGSEPAAAELYGLKVTRRILIAFIACGSLAGLAGVLYAARYGTINSQAGSGFELDAVGAAVIGGVAIFGGSGTVWGAALGAALLLTINRALPILGVPDFWQRAVVGALIIGAIVLDRILALRQSRKLREERDDAHE; encoded by the coding sequence CTGACACCCACCAGGGGCGAGCCGGCCGTGCGCCTGCTCAAGTCCTTCATCGGCGCCCGCGAGACGAGCATCCTGCTCGCCCTGATCGTGGTGATCGTGGCCGCGACGGCGGTCAACCCGAACTTCATCTTCAGTTCAGACGGCTGGCGCGACCTGCTGCTGACCCCGGCCATCCTGATCCTTGTGGCCATCGGCCAGGCGATCGTGATCATCACCCGCAGCGTCGACCTCTCGGTGGGGTCGGTGCTCGGGCTCACCGCCTACCTGACCGGCCGGCTGTTCATCGATATCCCCGGCATTCCGGTCGTGGCGGTCTTCGTCGCCGGCATCGTGTTCGGCGGGCTGCTCGGGCTCATCAACGGCGCACTCGTCGCCTTCGCCCGGGTGCCCGCCCTGGTGATCACCCTGGGCACGCTCTATGCCTATCGGGGCATCAACGTGCTGTGGGCCGGGAGCGACCGGATCAACGCGTCGGACATGCCCAAGGACTTCCTGGCGCTGGGCACCGGTTCACTCCTGGGGATCCCGCTGCTGACCCTGATCGCCCTGGTGGTCTTAGCCGCCGCCGGCTGGTACATGCGCAACACCAGGGGTGGCCGCGAGTTCTACGCGATCGGCTCCGAACCTGCCGCCGCCGAGCTCTACGGGCTCAAGGTGACCCGGCGCATCCTGATCGCGTTCATCGCCTGCGGCAGCCTGGCCGGTCTGGCCGGTGTGCTCTACGCCGCCCGGTACGGCACGATCAATTCCCAGGCCGGCAGCGGATTCGAACTCGACGCGGTCGGCGCGGCCGTGATCGGCGGTGTCGCCATCTTCGGCGGCAGCGGAACCGTCTGGGGTGCCGCCCTCGGCGCCGCCCTGCTCCTCACCATCAACCGGGCCCTGCCGATCCTGGGCGTGCCCGACTTCTGGCAGCGAGCCGTGGTGGGCGCCCTCATCATCGGCGCCATCGTGCTCGACCGCATTCTGGCTCTCCGACAATCGCGCAAGCTCCGGGAAGAAAGGGACGACGCCCATGAGTGA
- the rhaS gene encoding rhamnose ABC transporter substrate-binding protein yields MLFRTHGTRKGRTAAIAAVALSLALVATGCSSDTSSSGGTDEAGGDANLAITFLPKNLGNPYFDTSDNGGKTAIDEFGGTYAEVGPVEATPDGQVSYINTLTQQGVGAIVVSANDPKAIGGALTEARDAGVKVVTFDSDTDPEYRDVFINQADAEGIAKVQVDLIAEQIGDAGEVAILSASANATNQNAWIELMKDELATNHPNITLVETVYGDDDDQTSFDKTAALLQSHPNLKGIMSPTTVGIAAAARYLQTSEYKGTVALTGLGTPNQMRDYVEDGTVTSFALWNPADLGYLAAYAAKALVEGTITGEDGDSFDAGELGEFTVGADGVVLLGDPFVFDKDNIGDFDF; encoded by the coding sequence ATGTTGTTTCGCACCCACGGCACCCGGAAGGGCCGCACGGCGGCCATCGCCGCCGTCGCCCTGAGCCTCGCTCTCGTCGCCACCGGCTGCTCGTCAGACACCAGCTCCTCCGGAGGAACCGATGAGGCCGGCGGAGACGCCAACCTTGCCATCACCTTCCTGCCCAAGAACCTGGGCAACCCGTACTTCGACACCTCCGACAACGGTGGCAAGACGGCCATCGACGAGTTCGGCGGAACCTACGCCGAGGTCGGCCCCGTCGAAGCCACGCCGGACGGCCAGGTCAGCTACATCAACACCCTCACCCAGCAGGGAGTGGGAGCGATCGTCGTGTCGGCCAACGACCCCAAGGCCATCGGCGGTGCCCTGACCGAGGCGCGTGACGCCGGAGTCAAGGTCGTCACCTTCGACTCTGACACCGACCCTGAGTACCGCGACGTGTTCATCAACCAGGCCGATGCCGAGGGCATCGCCAAGGTGCAGGTGGACCTGATCGCCGAGCAGATCGGCGACGCCGGCGAGGTCGCCATCCTCTCGGCATCGGCCAACGCCACGAACCAGAACGCCTGGATCGAGCTGATGAAGGACGAGCTGGCCACCAACCACCCGAACATCACCCTGGTCGAGACCGTGTACGGCGACGACGACGACCAGACATCGTTCGACAAGACGGCGGCGCTGCTGCAGAGCCACCCCAACCTCAAGGGCATCATGTCGCCCACGACCGTCGGAATCGCGGCCGCGGCCCGGTACCTGCAGACGTCTGAGTACAAGGGCACCGTGGCGCTCACCGGCCTCGGCACCCCGAACCAGATGCGTGACTACGTCGAAGACGGCACCGTCACCTCCTTCGCACTGTGGAACCCGGCTGACCTGGGCTACCTGGCCGCCTACGCGGCCAAGGCTCTCGTTGAGGGCACCATCACCGGCGAAGACGGCGACAGCTTCGACGCCGGCGAACTGGGCGAGTTCACCGTGGGCGCCGACGGCGTGGTTCTCCTCGGCGACCCGTTCGTCTTCGACAAGGACAACATCGGCGACTTCGACTTCTAG
- a CDS encoding bifunctional aldolase/short-chain dehydrogenase — protein sequence MTNPTAAELIARSNRLGADPRNTNYAGGNTSAKGTEIDPVTGETIELLWVKGSGGDLGTLTEAGLAVLRLDRMRALVNVYLGEDREDEMVAALDYTLHGKGGAAPSIDTPMHGLVDAAHVDHLHPDAGIAIATVADGEALTGTIFGDRVVWVPWRRPGFQLGLDIAAIRAANPQAIGCILGGHGISAWGDTSATCEANSLWIITTATAYIAEHSIAEPFGAVLAGYGPLAEAERRAKAAALAPVLRGLVSTDSAKVGHFTDAPEVLDFLSRTEHPRLAALGTSCPDHFLRTKVKPMLLDLPADASVEDSIARLQELHEAYRADYQDYYDRNAVEGSPAIRGADPLIVLIPGVGMFSYGANKQTARVAGEFYLNAVNVMRGAEGLSSYAPIDEAEKFKIEYWALEEAKLQRMPKAKPLATRVALVTGAASGIGKAIATRLAAEGACVVIADLDLAKAQAAAAEIGSEDVAIGVQANVTDEAQVQASVDAAVLAFGGLDLVVNNAGLSLSKSLLETTVADWDLQHNVMAKGSFLVSRAAAKVLIDQKLGGDIIYISSKNSVFAGPNNIAYSATKADQAHQVRLLAAELGEYGVKVNGINPDGVVRGSGIFAGGWGAKRAAVYGVKEDDLGKYYAQRTLLKREVLPENVANAVFVLCTSDLSHTTGLHIPVDAGVAAAFLR from the coding sequence ATGACCAACCCCACTGCCGCAGAGCTCATCGCTCGCTCCAACCGGCTCGGCGCCGACCCCCGCAACACCAACTATGCCGGCGGCAATACCTCCGCGAAGGGCACCGAGATCGACCCCGTCACCGGTGAGACCATCGAGCTGCTCTGGGTGAAGGGCTCCGGCGGCGACCTCGGCACCCTCACCGAGGCCGGGCTGGCCGTGCTGCGGCTGGACCGGATGCGGGCCCTGGTCAACGTTTACCTCGGTGAGGACCGCGAAGACGAGATGGTCGCCGCGCTCGACTACACATTGCACGGCAAGGGCGGCGCGGCGCCGTCGATCGACACCCCCATGCACGGGCTCGTCGACGCCGCCCACGTCGACCACCTGCACCCGGATGCCGGCATCGCGATCGCGACCGTCGCCGACGGTGAGGCCCTCACCGGCACGATCTTCGGCGACCGCGTGGTCTGGGTGCCCTGGCGCCGCCCCGGTTTCCAGCTGGGCCTGGACATCGCCGCGATCAGGGCCGCCAATCCGCAGGCCATCGGCTGTATCCTCGGCGGCCACGGCATCAGCGCGTGGGGCGACACCAGTGCGACCTGCGAGGCCAATTCGCTCTGGATCATCACCACCGCGACCGCCTACATCGCCGAGCACTCCATCGCCGAGCCCTTTGGCGCGGTGCTGGCCGGCTACGGGCCGCTGGCCGAGGCGGAACGCCGGGCCAAGGCCGCGGCTCTCGCTCCGGTGCTGCGCGGCCTGGTCTCCACCGACAGCGCCAAGGTGGGCCACTTCACCGATGCGCCGGAGGTGTTGGACTTCCTCTCCCGCACCGAGCACCCGCGCCTGGCCGCGCTCGGCACCAGCTGCCCCGACCACTTCCTGCGCACCAAGGTGAAGCCGATGCTGCTCGACCTGCCGGCCGACGCCTCGGTCGAGGACTCGATCGCGCGCCTGCAGGAGCTGCACGAGGCCTACCGCGCCGACTACCAGGACTACTACGACCGGAACGCCGTGGAGGGCTCCCCCGCCATCCGCGGCGCCGACCCGCTCATCGTGCTCATCCCCGGCGTGGGCATGTTCAGCTACGGTGCGAACAAGCAGACCGCCAGGGTCGCTGGCGAGTTCTACCTCAACGCCGTCAACGTCATGCGCGGCGCCGAAGGGCTCTCCAGCTACGCGCCGATCGACGAGGCCGAGAAGTTCAAAATCGAATACTGGGCCCTCGAAGAGGCCAAGCTGCAGCGGATGCCGAAGGCCAAACCGCTGGCCACCCGCGTCGCCCTCGTCACCGGAGCGGCGTCCGGTATCGGCAAGGCCATCGCCACCCGGCTGGCCGCTGAGGGAGCCTGCGTCGTCATCGCCGACCTCGACCTGGCCAAGGCGCAGGCCGCCGCCGCCGAGATCGGCAGCGAAGACGTGGCGATCGGCGTGCAGGCTAACGTCACCGACGAGGCCCAGGTGCAGGCATCCGTGGACGCCGCCGTGCTCGCCTTCGGCGGTCTCGACCTGGTCGTGAACAACGCCGGCCTGTCGCTGTCCAAGTCGCTGCTCGAGACCACGGTGGCCGACTGGGACCTGCAGCACAATGTGATGGCCAAGGGCTCGTTCCTGGTCTCGCGGGCGGCTGCGAAGGTGCTCATCGACCAGAAGCTGGGTGGCGACATCATCTACATCTCGTCGAAGAACTCGGTGTTCGCCGGGCCCAACAACATCGCGTACTCGGCGACCAAGGCCGACCAGGCGCATCAGGTGCGGCTGTTGGCCGCTGAGCTCGGCGAGTACGGCGTGAAGGTCAACGGCATCAACCCCGACGGGGTCGTGCGCGGCTCCGGCATCTTCGCCGGCGGCTGGGGCGCCAAACGCGCCGCGGTCTACGGAGTGAAGGAAGACGACCTGGGCAAGTACTACGCCCAGCGCACGCTGCTCAAGCGCGAGGTGCTGCCCGAGAACGTGGCCAACGCCGTGTTCGTGCTCTGCACAAGCGACCTGAGCCACACCACCGGCCTGCACATCCCCGTCGACGCCGGCGTCGCCGCCGCCTTCCTCCGGTGA